ACGCCCTAAACTTATTGTGATGGCCTACAACGGACTATCTTGATTTCACAAGGAATCCTCTGTCTTTTGAGTAACAGGCAAACCACAGGGCTTATACTCAAAATCAGAGGGTAATTATTTATAGAGCATTAATACTATAAAGTAAATCAATAATTGACAAATTAATACATATAGAGACATAATTTATTATGGAAAGGATACAAACAATGAAAGAGATAGCTTCAATTCTCAACATATCTATAGCTACCGTGTACCGTTTGATAAATAAGGGCTTGATTACTCCGGTGAGGATAAGCCGGAAAAATCTCTTTAAGCCTTCTGATATAAGAGCGCTTATTGATACCGGCAGAGGGTTGTAATAATGGAATCTAACCAAAACAAACTTAATCTAACTAAAAAGCAAAAGGCTGTTATTCCTGTTATCATCTCAAGCAGAACTATTACAGAGGGGGTAGAGAAGGCTGGTATTGCAAAGCCGACTTTTTATGCTTGGCTTAAAAACCCTGAGTTTAAAGCCGAATACGAAAGGCAACAAGATGACGTTTTAGTAACCGGCCTGAGTGAGTTAAAAACGGCTTTTGGAGAGGCTGCCTGTGAATTAAGGA
The Nitrospirae bacterium YQR-1 DNA segment above includes these coding regions:
- a CDS encoding helix-turn-helix domain-containing protein, with amino-acid sequence MERIQTMKEIASILNISIATVYRLINKGLITPVRISRKNLFKPSDIRALIDTGRGL